The genome window AAGCCTTTGCGAAACAAATCATCAGAGACAGCCATCTCAACACCCCCCCTTTCAGTGTTGTGACAAAGAGGGCAGATATTCCACTCGTAAAACTCGACTACCCCCTGTTTGTCAAACCGATTTCAGAGGGAACCGGCAAAGGAATTGATGCCAGATCCAAAATTAATAATGCCACAGAACTTGAGGACGTCTGCTCCTCTCTCCTCCCAAAATTCAATCAAGCAGTTCTGGTTGAGGAGTATCTGCCGGGAAGAGAATTTACTGTTGGTGTCCTTAAAACTGGGGACGATGCCTACGTACCAGGAGCGATGGAGATTGTCTATAAGAATAGTTCAAACAACATTTATTCCTATGAGAATAAAGAGAACTATGAGGAGATAGTGGACTATACTTCCGTAGAGGGAGATCTCTTAAAAGAGTGTGAAGAACTGGCTCTCAAGGTGTGGAAGGCTTTAAACTGTTTTGACGGGGGGCGTGTTGATATGAAGATCGACAAATCGGGGAAAATGAGTTTTATAGAGGTGAACCCACTGGCCGGTCTGAATCCAGAAACTTCGGATCTACCTATTTTATGCAGACTCAACAACATGGACTACCAGAAAATCATTGAAGAGATTCTTGATTCAGCCATAAAAAGAAATTTTACTCATGATTAAAGTCGTGATTCTTCATAACCAAATTGAGAACCATTCAATCGATGAGTTGGATGTGCTGGCACAACAAGATCTTGTCATGAAAGCCTGTATTAACTTAGGGTATGAAACGACAACAATGACCATCGGAGATGATCTGAAAAATGATCTAATCCGGGTAAAAAGTTCAGCCCCCGATATAGTTTTCAACCTCACAGAAGCCACCTGGGGATATGGTGAATTAATCTATATGGCTCCTGCTGTTCTGAATGCATTTAAAATATCCTACACAGGGGTTCCCCTGGATGCTCTTTTCATAACGACCAATAAAGTTCTGGCAAAAGAATTGATGCTGCGGGAAGGGCTGCCAACGGCTCCCTTCTTTAAGATAAA of Oceanispirochaeta crateris contains these proteins:
- a CDS encoding D-alanine--D-alanine ligase family protein — encoded protein: MKIGLTYDSRAEYLKEGYSMEETAEFDKESTIEGIELAIRNIGYETERIGNSNSLMRHLLTGRRWDLVFNISEGLYGEGRESLVPALLDSFKIPYVFSGPVTLGISLNKAFAKQIIRDSHLNTPPFSVVTKRADIPLVKLDYPLFVKPISEGTGKGIDARSKINNATELEDVCSSLLPKFNQAVLVEEYLPGREFTVGVLKTGDDAYVPGAMEIVYKNSSNNIYSYENKENYEEIVDYTSVEGDLLKECEELALKVWKALNCFDGGRVDMKIDKSGKMSFIEVNPLAGLNPETSDLPILCRLNNMDYQKIIEEILDSAIKRNFTHD